The following nucleotide sequence is from Pirellulales bacterium.
TCGGTTGGTGGGCGCAAGGCGGTCAAGTGCCGGTGCTGGTGACAACCAGCCAGGACGGCTCATTGCCAGCCACCACGCCGCTGTACCGCGGCGATACTTACAACGGTGGATTTCGCTCTGGCACGTGGACCGAAGGCGGCATGTGGTTCGATTGCTGCCATACCCACGGTATTCAGGCCGATTACTTCTGGGTTGGGCAATTGTCATCGCCGTTTTTTGCCAGCTCCAATGGCGATCCGATTTTGACTCGTCCGTTCATCGACGCCAACACGGGTGAACCGGCCGAGCAGTTGATCGCCGTACCGGGAGTTGTGGTGGGAAATGTCGGCATCGACAATCACAACTTTCTGCAAGGCGCCGGAGCATTGATGCGCTGCAATCTTTGCTGCTGCGAAGGATGCTGCGACCCATGTGGCCGCGATTGGTGTCAAGCCGATTGCAGCCGAGTCGATTTCCTCTATGGATTCCGGTATTACAACTTTGCCGACAACCTGGGAATCCGCGAGCAGTTAACATCGATCGACCCGACGAGCGGGGTGCCGATCGGCACGCAGATCGACGTTCGCGATAGCTTTGTCACGCAAAACCACTTCTACGGCGGCGAATTGGGGCTGATCTATCAGCGATTTTATTCGCAATGGATGTTGGAAGGTGGCGCGCGCGTGGCGCTGGGCGACATGAACTCCATCGTCCGCATCAACGGCAGCACGGTGGTGAGCTACCCCGGCCAGCCGACTGCTTATAACGAAGGCGGATTGTTGGCGCTGTCGAGCAACATCGGCAAGTACAATCAGAACAACTTCGTAGCCATTCCGATGTTCTCTCTGCGAATTGGCTACCGCGTAACCGAACGCCTAACATTCATGGCCGGCTACACGATGATGTTTTTCAGCCAACTGGCTCGCGCCGGAGATCAGATCGACACGACGGTCAACCCCAACCTGTTGCCGCCGGCGACCGGCGGCGGCCCCAACCGACCGGCGTATCAGTTCCACCCGTCCGATTTGGTGCTGCAAGGCATTACGCTTGGAGCCCAGTACAATTTCTAAGTGGCCGCCGAACGGCCTAGGCGACAAAGAAACCGTAGCCGAAATTCTCGTCTTGTAAGATTTCATCAACCAGTGAGGCGTCGCTGTCGCGGAATCGCAATAAGTCGCTTCCGCCCGCGCCTCCCTGGCCGGTGATGACTTCATCCACGAGGTCGGCGTCGACGTTCTTCGCCGCTACGTGAACTGGTGCGTTACGGCCTTCGCTGTCGCCGTAGGCGGTGAAGCTATTGAACTGCGACCCATTCGCATCGAACAGCTCGACGCATCCTCGCCCGTTGGCGCCATTGCCGACGATGATTTCCGGAGTCGCATCGCCGTGTAAATCGCCAACGGCCACGAACACGCCGCCACGATCGCTGGCCTTCATCGGCAGTAGTTGATCGTTAAACGGCAGCACCTTGGGACTGCCCGACGAAGTCGGATGGGCGACCAAATCAAACAGCCGCACGCGCGGCCGCATTCCGGGACCATTGCCGACGACGATTTCGGCCTTGCCGTCGCCGTTCAAATCTCCTGCCGCGACCGTCGCGCCCCCTTTGAAGGACTTGCCAAACGCTAGGAACGAATGCAGCGGCTGATTGGCGAATGGATCGGGGTTGCTCGAAGAAAGGCCAATGCGGTTTCGGAATACGCGAATATTGGCGGCCATTCCCGAGCCAGGCGCGGTGATGATGTCGGTTCGTCCGTCGCCATTGACGTCGGCGGCAGCGACAAACACACCTCCTTTGAAACTGGAGGAGTACGCCTGGATGCGTGCATCCTGCAGTTCGTTGCCGAGCAAGTCGAAGACCTTCACCAAACCGCTTCCCCCTGCGCCAGGGGCGGTGATAATCTCGGCATAAGTATCACCGTCCAAGTCGGCCACTGCGACGCGCACTCCGCCGTGGAACGATCCGCCGTAGGGCGAAAACTCGACAATCGTATTTCCCGTGGCGACGTCGAGCACTTTGACGCGCGAACTGTGGCTGTCGTTCGCGTCACTGCCCAAAGCCAGCACCTGATCGGGAGTCTTCGCGGCCGACGTATACAGGCCCATTAATTCCACCGGCTGCGGTGGATTCAGCAGCGAACGCTTGGAGACATACGGCGGTTTCAGGCCGATTTCTCCAAAATTATAATTCACGCCGTTCGCGGCGGCCGGCACGATGATATTCGATATGATGAGCTTGGATTCCTTCATTCCACCAAGCGAGCCGATGGTCGGTTGGCCAAT
It contains:
- a CDS encoding BBP7 family outer membrane beta-barrel protein; translation: MGTQIETAVSAEREPGRLPTVLSADTIKPLVANENSLADEGPSLEELTSKAVVPCALTLASDGSIVPSATPAAAENVPTAQGPSTASVVQSGAAPAGKSPLANAVGGYPPGCCDQCCDCFKCCKCGPPGEFWVRQEYVGWWAQGGQVPVLVTTSQDGSLPATTPLYRGDTYNGGFRSGTWTEGGMWFDCCHTHGIQADYFWVGQLSSPFFASSNGDPILTRPFIDANTGEPAEQLIAVPGVVVGNVGIDNHNFLQGAGALMRCNLCCCEGCCDPCGRDWCQADCSRVDFLYGFRYYNFADNLGIREQLTSIDPTSGVPIGTQIDVRDSFVTQNHFYGGELGLIYQRFYSQWMLEGGARVALGDMNSIVRINGSTVVSYPGQPTAYNEGGLLALSSNIGKYNQNNFVAIPMFSLRIGYRVTERLTFMAGYTMMFFSQLARAGDQIDTTVNPNLLPPATGGGPNRPAYQFHPSDLVLQGITLGAQYNF
- a CDS encoding VCBS repeat-containing protein; this translates as MFATLAGIKYNTVSDSGFSPGDAPLGGVTINLYSDDGDGSFNPMVDTLVDQEVTAPGTGAYSFSGVNDGRYFINEVVPTGYVQSAGPPYYTVDVIGGAVYPASPLSIDQFSNPDPAASFFITALDPDPYFRQDSGLDIIGGQRDMRVDVLGTPNPISANGVVGMVSMNHGVLNLGTASSGVGSELTLQYDGVDVDSAALTNALGLSVDLTADGNQGIRLDFNFLQVGSGTTMPMSIDATSPGGSASFSTLLTQDPSGFSVFVPFASFSTVGAFTFTDVTSLEFAFNQTGVRDVDFEIDQIVGFQQKNTGFDFGNFPLPASLSGLKYVDSNKNASHDPGEPPVGGVIITLTGTDDLGNPVNLQTQTLADGTYKFCNLRPGTYTITETPPVNFIIGQPTIGSLGGMKESKLIISNIIVPAAANGVNYNFGEIGLKPPYVSKRSLLNPPQPVELMGLYTSAAKTPDQVLALGSDANDSHSSRVKVLDVATGNTIVEFSPYGGSFHGGVRVAVADLDGDTYAEIITAPGAGGSGLVKVFDLLGNELQDARIQAYSSSFKGGVFVAAADVNGDGRTDIITAPGSGMAANIRVFRNRIGLSSSNPDPFANQPLHSFLAFGKSFKGGATVAAGDLNGDGKAEIVVGNGPGMRPRVRLFDLVAHPTSSGSPKVLPFNDQLLPMKASDRGGVFVAVGDLHGDATPEIIVGNGANGRGCVELFDANGSQFNSFTAYGDSEGRNAPVHVAAKNVDADLVDEVITGQGGAGGSDLLRFRDSDASLVDEILQDENFGYGFFVA